The proteins below are encoded in one region of Reichenbachiella sp. 5M10:
- a CDS encoding TIGR02757 family protein encodes MIRDELKDFLDEKVSHYNCPDFIADDPISIPHTYSKSQDIEIAGLFAATLAWGLRKTIIKKCNELLAMMDHAPYDFIIHHTTKDLKPFLQFKHRTFNPTDTLYFIAFLRQHYSQHESLESAFVHPHLSGIKAGLEHFHEQFFSLDYAPDRTKKHISTPARKSACKRLNMYLRWMVRKDQQGVDFGLWHTLSPSELICPLDIHVQRTAHKLLLLKRTQSDWKAAEELTDQLRKMDPTDPVKYDFALFGLGVMEKF; translated from the coding sequence ATGATCCGTGACGAACTGAAAGACTTTCTGGACGAAAAAGTCTCACACTACAATTGTCCAGACTTCATCGCAGATGACCCCATATCTATCCCTCATACCTACAGTAAGTCACAGGATATAGAGATTGCTGGGCTTTTTGCAGCGACTCTTGCTTGGGGCTTGAGAAAAACCATCATCAAAAAATGCAATGAACTACTCGCTATGATGGATCATGCTCCATACGACTTCATCATCCATCATACTACAAAGGACCTCAAACCTTTCTTGCAATTCAAGCATCGTACCTTCAATCCCACAGACACCTTGTATTTCATCGCGTTTTTACGACAACATTACAGTCAGCATGAATCATTGGAGTCAGCGTTTGTACACCCGCACCTATCTGGAATCAAGGCTGGTTTAGAACATTTCCATGAGCAATTTTTCAGTTTGGACTATGCACCAGATCGAACCAAAAAACATATCTCTACACCAGCCCGAAAATCAGCTTGCAAACGCCTCAACATGTACCTCAGATGGATGGTACGAAAAGACCAACAAGGTGTAGATTTTGGATTATGGCACACACTCTCCCCCTCAGAGCTCATCTGTCCTCTCGATATTCACGTACAACGTACCGCACACAAACTATTGCTACTCAAACGTACACAAAGTGATTGGAAGGCCGCCGAAGAGCTAACTGACCAACTCCGCAAAATGGACCCCACTGATCCGGTAAAATACGACTTTGCCCTATTTGGCTTAGGTGTAATGGAGAAATTTTAG
- the pyrE gene encoding orotate phosphoribosyltransferase, which produces MSNQGSNPALRSRIASELLKIKAIKLSPNDPFKWSSGWNSPIYCDNRMTLSYPDLRTMIKNAFVQDIKLRYPEVEMIAGVATAGIPQGAIIAEAMNLPFIYVRDKAKSHGMTNRIEGQVREGKNVVVIEDLISTGGSSIRAIEALREAKMKVMGLAAIFTYGFPDADTNLSAAEVDYFTLSGYDVLLDIAIQENYVDAQALESLKAWRLDPSTWKV; this is translated from the coding sequence ATGAGTAACCAAGGATCAAACCCCGCTCTTCGATCAAGAATCGCGTCGGAGCTTTTGAAAATCAAAGCCATCAAATTGAGTCCCAATGACCCGTTCAAGTGGAGCTCAGGGTGGAACTCACCTATCTACTGTGACAACCGCATGACGTTGTCTTATCCTGACCTGCGTACCATGATCAAAAATGCCTTCGTTCAGGATATCAAATTGAGATATCCAGAGGTAGAGATGATAGCTGGTGTAGCTACAGCTGGTATTCCTCAGGGAGCAATCATTGCCGAAGCGATGAATTTGCCCTTCATTTATGTGCGTGACAAGGCCAAGTCACATGGGATGACCAATCGTATCGAGGGACAGGTGAGAGAAGGTAAGAATGTCGTGGTGATTGAGGACTTGATCTCTACAGGCGGTAGTTCTATTCGTGCTATAGAGGCCCTGAGAGAGGCTAAGATGAAGGTGATGGGACTAGCTGCGATCTTTACATACGGCTTTCCAGATGCAGATACCAATTTGTCTGCTGCGGAGGTAGACTATTTTACTTTGTCAGGGTACGATGTTTTGTTAGATATTGCGATCCAAGAGAACTATGTCGATGCGCAAGCATTAGAGTCTCTGAAGGCTTGGAGATTGGACCCTTCGACTTGGAAAGTCTAA
- a CDS encoding NUDIX hydrolase yields the protein MKIYINDIPVRIRDSRRKEEKEYDLQLIDAEGMIPLAKLKGHVLIKNKTHSAIDKLLKIMTNKKHHKIKSVEIVVKNKLKAEEYLISHFNLVEAAGGLVEKDDKVMMILRHGLWDIPKGKLEKNEKRKNAAEREVEEETGAKVQIIEKIGATWHTYLMNHKYVIKKTHWYRMECLDDSKIKPQKEENIQEVVWMNQEELDIAMYHSYKTIGQVVKKYRELMSIEA from the coding sequence ATGAAGATTTATATCAACGATATTCCGGTAAGGATAAGAGACTCAAGACGTAAAGAGGAGAAAGAGTATGATCTTCAACTGATAGACGCAGAAGGTATGATCCCTCTCGCCAAGTTAAAGGGGCATGTTTTGATCAAAAATAAGACGCACAGCGCCATAGATAAGCTTCTCAAAATCATGACCAATAAGAAGCATCATAAAATAAAAAGTGTGGAAATTGTGGTCAAAAACAAGCTCAAAGCAGAAGAATACCTCATCTCCCACTTCAACCTCGTAGAAGCAGCAGGTGGCCTGGTAGAGAAAGATGACAAAGTCATGATGATACTCAGACACGGCCTTTGGGACATTCCCAAAGGCAAGTTGGAAAAAAACGAAAAACGAAAAAATGCAGCTGAGCGTGAGGTCGAAGAAGAAACAGGTGCCAAGGTACAAATCATCGAGAAAATTGGCGCAACATGGCACACCTACCTCATGAACCACAAATACGTAATCAAGAAAACACATTGGTACCGTATGGAATGTCTCGACGATTCCAAAATCAAACCCCAAAAGGAAGAAAACATTCAGGAAGTCGTTTGGATGAATCAAGAAGAACTCGACATTGCAATGTACCACTCCTATAAAACGATCGGACAAGTGGTCAAAAAATACCGCGAATTGATGAGTATTGAAGCCTAG
- the coaD gene encoding pantetheine-phosphate adenylyltransferase: MADKRIALFPGSFDPFTKGHQDIVLRANSLFDEVIVAVGHNSKKQRYFEIDLMIDKINETFADHPKIRVITYNELTASLAKKYKAGYLLRGLRNTTDFEYENSIAQVNRYLNESLETVFLITSPEFAHISSTIIREVHKYDGDVSPFVPYEI, from the coding sequence ATGGCTGACAAAAGAATAGCACTTTTCCCAGGGTCATTTGATCCGTTTACCAAGGGCCACCAAGACATTGTGTTGCGTGCAAATTCCTTGTTTGATGAAGTGATTGTAGCTGTAGGACACAACTCTAAAAAGCAGCGGTATTTTGAGATTGACCTCATGATTGACAAGATCAATGAGACCTTTGCTGATCATCCTAAAATCAGGGTGATTACCTACAACGAACTGACAGCTTCTCTAGCAAAAAAGTATAAAGCAGGGTATTTATTGAGAGGGTTGAGGAATACAACGGATTTTGAGTACGAAAATAGCATTGCACAGGTCAATCGCTACCTCAACGAATCCTTGGAGACCGTGTTTTTGATCACTTCTCCTGAATTTGCACACATTAGCTCTACAATCATTCGTGAAGTACATAAGTACGATGGAGATGTTTCCCCATTTGTGCCGTACGAAATCTAA
- a CDS encoding DUF3822 family protein, which produces METARSTSYKLIHRVKDSRFDVDKLHDYCLLLQIGIRDIQICVTDSKDDSCLLVEDYMLLDIKTVNARLQALMSLFENHHLLKAGFWDSIKLSLKSHKFSLVPSAHFIPDSIGEYLKLNCVVNPNVEGEYFYQHKATNVVNAFASDKRLVNWVQSLYPNKKVTVLHQGSALIEAVLRQRPQSEGKQVYCILDRNVLHVFVAQNGQLHYYNQFSIKSSQELLKYVMLVFKEFGLDQRTQSVVFWGSLSEKGESLVLLRKYIRNVTLGNKPSFLKFNYMFDEIPDHHHIDLFSMHLCD; this is translated from the coding sequence TTGGAGACAGCAAGATCCACTTCATATAAACTAATTCATAGAGTAAAGGACAGTAGATTCGATGTAGATAAACTACACGACTACTGTCTTTTATTGCAAATTGGTATTCGTGACATTCAAATTTGTGTGACCGATAGCAAGGACGATTCGTGCTTGCTCGTCGAGGACTATATGCTGCTCGATATCAAGACGGTTAATGCTCGTTTGCAAGCGTTGATGAGTCTGTTTGAAAATCATCACCTGTTGAAGGCTGGGTTTTGGGATTCGATCAAGTTGTCCTTGAAGAGTCATAAGTTCTCTTTGGTGCCTAGTGCACATTTTATTCCCGACTCTATAGGCGAGTATTTGAAATTGAACTGTGTGGTCAATCCAAATGTAGAAGGCGAGTATTTCTACCAACATAAAGCAACAAATGTGGTCAATGCCTTTGCATCGGACAAGCGTTTGGTAAACTGGGTTCAGTCGTTGTATCCCAACAAGAAAGTGACTGTGTTGCATCAGGGGAGTGCCTTGATCGAAGCTGTACTTAGACAGAGACCTCAGTCAGAAGGTAAACAAGTCTACTGTATTCTTGATCGAAATGTCCTGCACGTGTTTGTCGCACAAAATGGACAGTTGCATTATTACAATCAGTTTTCGATCAAATCGAGCCAAGAACTATTGAAATATGTCATGCTCGTATTCAAGGAGTTTGGTTTGGATCAGCGTACTCAGTCTGTTGTGTTTTGGGGAAGTTTGTCTGAGAAGGGGGAATCCTTGGTTTTGCTGCGTAAGTATATTCGAAATGTGACTTTGGGTAACAAACCTTCGTTCTTGAAGTTCAATTATATGTTTGATGAGATCCCGGATCATCATCACATCGATTTGTTTAGCATGCACCTTTGCGACTAA
- a CDS encoding NUDIX domain-containing protein: MTSEEIASIFGNKVRVRVMGLWVHDHKVLLLNHSGLNTENELWLPPGGGVEFGEGLSEALSREFREELRVEVTVGDFLFLHEFRSEALHAIELFFEIKAVSGEFVLGIDPESGDNQSLQEYAFLSIDDIQKKGEECFHPVLRNLQNMNELLGYRGFFIFGK, translated from the coding sequence ATGACCTCTGAAGAAATTGCAAGTATTTTTGGCAACAAAGTCCGCGTACGCGTGATGGGGTTGTGGGTGCATGACCACAAAGTATTGCTACTCAATCATAGTGGACTCAATACTGAGAACGAACTATGGTTGCCACCAGGTGGAGGTGTAGAGTTTGGAGAAGGATTGTCGGAGGCCTTATCGAGAGAGTTTCGCGAAGAGCTACGGGTTGAAGTGACAGTGGGGGATTTTTTATTTCTTCACGAGTTTCGATCAGAGGCATTGCATGCGATCGAGCTTTTCTTCGAAATCAAGGCGGTAAGTGGTGAATTTGTCCTAGGTATAGATCCAGAATCGGGTGACAATCAAAGCCTTCAGGAGTATGCGTTTCTGAGTATAGATGACATCCAAAAGAAGGGGGAGGAGTGCTTTCACCCGGTCCTGAGAAATCTTCAAAATATGAATGAATTGTTAGGCTATCGGGGTTTTTTTATATTTGGGAAATAA
- a CDS encoding ATP-dependent RecD-like DNA helicase gives MFAEFDRFIASNDPKTTFVLQGYAGTGKTTIVGTLVKILPLFNYKFVLLAPTGRAAKVISQYAKRTAFTIHKRIYKTKNDKDDLGPVFSRTKNYQSHTIFIVDEASMIGSEAEFKSKSLLNDLIEYVFENQNNKLILIGDTAQLPPVNQTSSLALDRSYLQEVYKLHVYGTTLTQITRQAADSGILVNATALRDALNTKELRFHFHTKDHQDIYRMTSEKLEDGLRYAHDKYGIENTLVICRSNKNAVMYNHYIRNSLLYKEDELDAGDLLMIARNNYTFGQEDIPSGFLANGDFIEILKIKRDEELHGLRFADLEVQLVDYPDVKPFEVKIILDGLHSYSPALTREQNQALYTSVLADYADLPKKKQKEAVKEDKYLNALQVKYAYALTCHKSQGGQWDAVFVDQGYLGEDFEQRDFIRWAYTAMTRAKNELFLVNFNAKFF, from the coding sequence ATGTTTGCGGAGTTTGATCGATTCATTGCCTCCAATGACCCTAAGACCACCTTCGTCTTGCAAGGATATGCCGGCACAGGAAAAACAACCATCGTTGGTACTCTGGTCAAAATTCTGCCTCTCTTTAATTACAAATTCGTCCTACTCGCACCTACGGGCCGAGCCGCCAAAGTCATCAGCCAATACGCTAAACGAACAGCCTTTACGATTCACAAAAGAATATACAAAACCAAAAATGACAAAGATGATCTTGGACCTGTATTTAGCAGAACCAAAAACTATCAGAGCCACACCATTTTCATCGTAGATGAGGCTTCTATGATCGGTTCGGAAGCGGAGTTCAAAAGCAAGAGTCTGCTCAACGACCTCATCGAATATGTCTTCGAAAACCAAAACAACAAACTGATACTGATCGGAGATACGGCACAACTCCCTCCTGTCAATCAAACGTCGAGCTTGGCACTGGACCGCAGCTATCTCCAAGAAGTATACAAGCTCCATGTATATGGCACTACACTGACGCAAATCACACGTCAAGCAGCGGATAGCGGCATCCTAGTCAATGCCACGGCTCTAAGGGATGCACTCAATACCAAAGAGTTGCGGTTTCACTTCCATACCAAGGATCATCAGGACATCTACCGGATGACCTCCGAAAAACTCGAAGACGGCCTTCGCTATGCGCATGACAAATATGGAATAGAAAACACGCTTGTCATCTGTCGGTCCAACAAAAATGCAGTGATGTACAACCACTACATCAGAAACAGCCTCCTCTACAAGGAAGACGAACTCGATGCGGGCGACCTCCTCATGATCGCTCGCAACAACTACACCTTTGGACAAGAGGATATTCCCTCGGGATTCCTCGCCAACGGAGACTTCATCGAAATACTCAAAATCAAAAGAGATGAAGAGCTACACGGTTTGCGCTTTGCAGACCTAGAGGTCCAGCTGGTAGACTACCCTGATGTCAAACCCTTTGAAGTGAAAATAATTTTAGACGGCTTGCATAGCTATAGCCCAGCTTTGACGCGCGAACAAAACCAAGCCTTGTACACCAGCGTCCTAGCGGACTATGCTGATCTACCCAAGAAAAAACAAAAGGAAGCCGTCAAAGAAGACAAATATCTCAATGCGCTACAAGTCAAATATGCTTATGCGCTGACTTGTCACAAGTCTCAAGGCGGACAATGGGATGCGGTTTTTGTAGACCAGGGCTATTTGGGAGAGGATTTTGAACAACGCGATTTCATACGGTGGGCATATACTGCAATGACTAGGGCAAAAAACGAATTATTTCTCGTTAATTTTAACGCCAAATTCTTTTAA
- a CDS encoding DUF1573 domain-containing protein gives MKKTLIILSLFVSTLSALAQEGAEIIAPGPHIKFATSVYDFGDITQGDRVNYTFEFTNDGDTPLILSNVQTTCGCTASSWPREPIAPGASSKIDVTFNSTGKIGHQNKVITITSNATNNPERVKIVTNILPKPAETSTEEDS, from the coding sequence ATGAAAAAGACACTGATAATCCTTTCACTCTTTGTGAGCACACTCTCTGCATTGGCACAAGAAGGGGCTGAGATCATTGCTCCTGGACCACACATCAAATTCGCTACATCCGTATACGATTTTGGTGACATCACACAAGGTGACCGAGTCAACTACACGTTTGAATTCACCAACGATGGAGACACCCCACTCATCCTCTCCAATGTCCAAACCACTTGTGGTTGCACTGCATCCAGCTGGCCAAGAGAACCTATCGCACCTGGAGCATCTAGCAAGATCGATGTGACATTCAACAGTACAGGAAAGATTGGCCATCAAAACAAAGTAATCACAATCACTAGCAATGCCACCAATAATCCAGAACGTGTCAAGATCGTCACCAACATCCTACCAAAACCTGCTGAAACTAGTACAGAAGAAGATTCATAA
- a CDS encoding sodium:solute symporter: protein MSGLDLLVLFGTLGLIVGYGVYKTLGTNSMQDYLLAGNSMKWGTIGLSVMATQASAITFISTPGQAYESGMAFVQNYFGLPIALVIVAFVFIPIYYRLKVYTAYEYLESRFDKKTRLLGAFLFLIQRGLAAGITIYAPAIILSTILGWDLVYTVLLVGLLVIIYTVSGGTKAVSITQKQQMGVILFGMVVAFGFIVYYLSPFVSFTEALHVAGNLDKLNAVDFSFDIEKRYTVWSGVLGGLFLALSYFGTDQSQVQRYLGGKNTAESKMGLMFNAVMKIPMQFFILLTGAMLYVFYIFYPSPVHFNERSVEELHVVAPEQTDQLLSKHEALHIKRREAVLSFVQTDMETPQGQIGIEEMKESTEALEQNRQDMRELISAHDASMKTKDSDYVFLTFILNYLPEGLIGLLIAVIFSAAMSSTSGELNALASTTTVDFYKNIVNPKATDRQYVRVSKLLTALWGCLAIGFAFMAHQSENLIEMVNILGSLFYGNILGIFLVAFFVKFVKGTAVFWAAIASQLLILALFQFTEIGYLWFNLIGCAGVIGVSVLIQLFRKGE from the coding sequence ATGAGTGGATTGGATTTGTTGGTGTTGTTTGGGACACTGGGACTTATCGTGGGGTATGGTGTGTACAAGACCCTTGGTACGAATAGTATGCAGGATTATCTCCTTGCAGGAAATAGTATGAAATGGGGTACGATTGGTCTTTCGGTGATGGCAACTCAAGCGAGCGCGATTACTTTTATTTCTACTCCTGGGCAAGCGTATGAGAGTGGTATGGCCTTCGTGCAAAACTACTTTGGACTACCGATCGCCTTGGTGATCGTTGCTTTTGTTTTTATACCTATCTATTATAGACTTAAAGTGTACACGGCATATGAGTACTTGGAGTCGCGTTTTGACAAGAAGACTCGGTTATTGGGAGCTTTTTTGTTTTTGATCCAACGAGGATTAGCTGCAGGGATTACCATTTATGCTCCAGCGATTATTTTATCGACCATACTCGGATGGGACTTGGTGTATACGGTTTTGTTGGTGGGGCTTTTGGTCATTATCTACACGGTGAGTGGAGGGACCAAGGCCGTGAGTATTACCCAAAAGCAGCAAATGGGGGTAATCCTCTTCGGTATGGTGGTTGCCTTTGGCTTTATCGTATATTACCTGAGCCCTTTTGTTAGTTTTACAGAGGCTCTGCATGTTGCTGGGAATTTGGATAAACTCAATGCTGTGGATTTTTCTTTTGATATAGAAAAAAGATACACTGTTTGGTCTGGTGTTTTGGGTGGTTTGTTTTTGGCTTTGTCGTACTTTGGGACAGATCAGTCACAAGTACAACGCTACCTTGGGGGGAAAAATACTGCTGAAAGCAAGATGGGGTTGATGTTCAATGCGGTGATGAAGATTCCTATGCAGTTCTTTATTCTGCTTACCGGAGCAATGCTTTATGTGTTTTACATTTTTTACCCATCTCCCGTGCATTTCAACGAACGGTCCGTAGAAGAACTGCATGTCGTGGCTCCCGAACAAACGGATCAATTGCTTTCCAAGCATGAAGCACTTCATATCAAAAGAAGAGAAGCAGTTTTGTCCTTTGTGCAGACGGATATGGAGACCCCACAAGGTCAGATCGGGATAGAAGAGATGAAAGAATCGACAGAAGCACTTGAACAAAATCGTCAAGACATGCGCGAGTTGATCTCAGCACATGATGCTTCCATGAAAACCAAGGATTCAGATTATGTGTTTTTGACTTTTATTCTCAATTATTTACCCGAAGGGCTGATCGGTTTGCTGATTGCAGTGATTTTTTCGGCAGCTATGTCATCGACCTCTGGTGAGCTCAATGCGTTGGCTTCTACGACGACTGTAGATTTTTATAAAAACATTGTCAATCCCAAAGCAACTGACCGACAATACGTCCGTGTCTCCAAATTGTTGACTGCCTTGTGGGGGTGTCTAGCGATTGGGTTTGCTTTCATGGCCCATCAATCCGAAAACTTGATTGAAATGGTCAATATTTTGGGTTCTCTGTTTTATGGCAATATTTTGGGGATATTTCTTGTAGCGTTCTTTGTGAAATTTGTCAAAGGAACCGCGGTGTTTTGGGCGGCTATTGCTTCACAGTTGCTGATTTTGGCTTTGTTTCAGTTTACTGAGATTGGGTATCTCTGGTTCAATCTAATCGGTTGTGCTGGGGTGATTGGCGTTTCGGTGTTGATTCAGTTGTTTAGGAAAGGAGAATAG
- a CDS encoding PIG-L family deacetylase: MKLTLRIAASLFVFLPLLSYSQQPKQPNSGELLHDLQELNVLGSVLYVAAHPDDENTRLITYLANEKHYHTAYLSATRGDGGQNLIGPEIREALGVIRTQELLAARRTDGGQQYFSRANDFGYSKNPEETFTIWNRDEVLSDFVRVYRKHKPDVVVTRFPEDGRGGHGHHTASAILAREAFNLAADPTAYPESAEMYGVWQPKRLLFNTHPHFFKGKDGEFHPEGLLSFDVGGYNSLLGESYTEIAAHSRSMHKSQGFGTVGTRGTSMEYFIPVTGEEAKEDLFDGIEVTWARVEGGDKVGYHIDNALMDFDPAHPELIISDLVSAYNALQNIEDKYWRQVKEKQIQDLIKACAGLYMEVKANENTYAPGDELELSIEVINRSDAALVLTAIDIEGIQSFRVDQKLHYNRPIHMDKHYDLKDNVDYSQPYWLKKKGTLGMYRVDDPALIGSPENEPALSAVFTVQIGGTYLDYKIPVVYKISDPVEGEVYKPVVIAPPVFANIEGQVIVFSEGKEKEVNVKVTAGDDKTKGQLRLNVPEGWSAKPKVHKFSMDAKGQEQVFAFTLTPPSMQSEGYVKAEVSVGSEQYSYAIEKIEYEHIPTQTLLPEAAAKVVHIDLKRKGDNLGYIAGAGDDVPASLEQIGYQVDMLDDEQITLDNMSQYDAVILGIRAFNTRDKLKFQNKVLMQYVKEGGTVIVQYNTSHRLVTEDVAPYDLQLSRDRVSVEGAEVRLLQPEHPVLNTPNKISSDDFDNWVQERGLYFPNKWSGKFEAILSSNDPGEPARDGGLLVAKYGEGYYVYTGYSWFRELPAGVPGAYRIFANMISLGK, translated from the coding sequence ATGAAATTGACATTACGAATTGCCGCCTCTCTCTTTGTTTTTTTACCCTTATTGTCTTACTCTCAACAACCCAAACAACCTAATTCGGGAGAATTACTGCATGACCTGCAGGAATTGAATGTATTAGGCTCAGTTTTGTACGTGGCTGCCCATCCAGATGATGAGAACACGCGTTTGATCACCTATCTCGCTAACGAAAAACATTACCATACAGCATACTTGTCCGCCACTCGAGGAGATGGAGGGCAAAACTTGATCGGACCAGAGATTAGAGAAGCTTTAGGAGTGATAAGAACTCAAGAACTATTGGCTGCTAGGCGTACGGATGGTGGTCAGCAGTATTTTAGTCGGGCCAATGACTTTGGTTATTCCAAAAATCCAGAAGAAACATTTACAATATGGAATAGAGATGAGGTACTCTCTGATTTTGTGCGAGTGTATCGCAAACATAAACCCGATGTAGTGGTGACCCGTTTTCCCGAGGATGGACGTGGGGGGCATGGACATCATACGGCCTCTGCAATTTTGGCCAGAGAGGCTTTCAATCTGGCAGCTGATCCTACAGCGTATCCTGAGTCTGCAGAGATGTATGGTGTATGGCAGCCCAAAAGGCTATTGTTCAATACGCACCCTCATTTTTTCAAAGGGAAGGATGGTGAATTTCACCCAGAAGGACTGTTGTCATTTGATGTGGGAGGCTACAACTCCTTGCTAGGTGAGTCCTACACGGAGATTGCAGCGCATAGCCGTAGCATGCACAAGAGCCAAGGGTTTGGTACAGTAGGAACCAGAGGTACGTCTATGGAGTATTTTATTCCAGTGACTGGAGAAGAGGCCAAAGAGGATCTTTTTGATGGTATAGAGGTGACTTGGGCTAGAGTGGAAGGCGGAGATAAAGTGGGGTATCATATTGATAATGCACTGATGGATTTTGACCCGGCTCATCCCGAATTGATTATTTCTGATCTGGTATCGGCGTACAATGCCTTGCAAAATATAGAAGATAAATACTGGCGTCAAGTCAAAGAGAAACAAATCCAGGATTTGATCAAAGCCTGTGCAGGGTTGTATATGGAGGTCAAAGCCAATGAAAATACCTACGCTCCGGGTGACGAGTTGGAGCTAAGTATTGAAGTGATCAACCGGTCTGATGCTGCACTTGTTTTGACTGCTATTGACATTGAAGGGATTCAATCCTTTCGTGTCGATCAGAAGTTGCACTACAACCGTCCGATCCATATGGACAAGCACTACGACCTAAAAGATAACGTAGACTATTCACAACCATATTGGTTGAAAAAGAAGGGCACATTGGGGATGTATCGAGTCGACGATCCTGCGCTGATTGGCAGTCCCGAAAATGAGCCCGCCTTGAGTGCTGTATTTACCGTCCAAATAGGGGGAACCTATTTGGATTACAAGATCCCTGTCGTGTACAAAATCAGTGACCCTGTAGAAGGAGAAGTGTACAAGCCCGTGGTGATTGCACCACCTGTTTTTGCGAATATCGAAGGTCAAGTGATTGTGTTTTCGGAAGGAAAGGAAAAGGAAGTGAATGTCAAAGTAACAGCTGGAGACGATAAGACAAAAGGGCAATTGAGATTGAATGTGCCAGAGGGCTGGAGTGCTAAGCCCAAAGTACACAAGTTCAGTATGGATGCCAAAGGACAAGAACAGGTATTTGCATTTACATTGACGCCTCCTAGTATGCAATCTGAAGGGTATGTCAAGGCAGAGGTGTCGGTAGGTTCAGAGCAATACAGCTATGCGATCGAAAAGATAGAATATGAGCACATTCCTACACAAACCCTGTTGCCTGAAGCTGCAGCGAAGGTGGTGCACATTGATTTGAAACGTAAGGGGGATAACCTTGGGTACATAGCAGGGGCAGGGGATGATGTGCCGGCGAGTTTAGAACAAATTGGGTACCAGGTAGACATGCTTGACGATGAACAAATCACCTTGGATAATATGAGTCAATATGATGCAGTTATTCTAGGTATTCGAGCTTTTAATACACGGGACAAGTTGAAGTTTCAAAACAAGGTATTGATGCAGTATGTCAAAGAAGGAGGGACGGTCATCGTGCAGTACAATACCTCACATCGTCTTGTGACAGAGGATGTCGCTCCCTATGACTTGCAGCTATCTCGAGATCGTGTGTCAGTAGAGGGGGCAGAGGTTCGTTTGTTACAGCCAGAGCACCCTGTGCTCAATACACCCAACAAGATTAGTTCTGATGATTTTGACAACTGGGTACAAGAGCGAGGGTTGTACTTTCCGAACAAATGGAGTGGAAAGTTTGAAGCCATCTTGTCTTCCAATGACCCAGGGGAGCCCGCCAGAGACGGTGGTTTGTTGGTGGCTAAGTATGGGGAAGGGTACTATGTGTACACGGGCTACTCTTGGTTTAGAGAGTTGCCTGCAGGCGTGCCAGGAGCCTATCGTATCTTTGCCAATATGATCTCATTGGGTAAGTAA